A segment of the bacterium genome:
GCCATGAAAGCGAATCGGGCGCCGCGAGTTCTCTTTCCAGCGCGGCTCACCGTCCACGGCCCCCTCCGCATCGAAGACCTCCACCATGTTCTGCTGCAGCACCGCCAGCATCCGCGGCATCACCGGCCGGAAGTCCCGCGCGCGCCGCTGGCAATCGCGCAGGTACGCCCGCAGGGCCAGCCGCGCCCACGTCGCGGGGTTCCGGCTGATCGTGTTGATGCTGTAGTGGGGCACGGTCTACCACGTCTCCTGCTCGGTGGCCTGCGCTTCGACAGTCGGCAAGCCAAGGAAGCTCGGGATCGTCACCACGGGGTTCGTCGGCGTCTCCGCATCCGGGGCCTTGTGGGCCTCTTTCATCATCTGCGCCATGATCTTGTCGGCCCGCGACTCCAGGTAGTCGTCATACCACTTGGTACGCTCGTCACGTTCCACCTGGTTGCGGCTCTTGAGCAGCAGCGCCGCGGCCCGCATCGCGCAGATGTCCTTCGCCTGCGCATACAGCTCCGGGCTGACATCCCTGTCAATCGGGACCTTCACGTACCCGCGGACATCGTTCTCGAACTCCTTCTCCGCCAGCCCCTCGAAGGTCTGCAGCACCTTCGGGTCCGTCGGGCCCACGTCGAAGGTCTCGCCGGGGTTGAGGACCGCCGCCTGGTCCAGCCAGTACTTCACATCCTGCCACTCGGCATAGGCCACGGGCGGCTACTCCTCTCCGAGTTCATCGTCCTCGGCCGTCTCCGGCAACGCCGCCGTCGGTTCCACGGCTGGCGGCTCTTCCTGTGCCGCCGGGCGCCGCCGCTGCGTGTCCGCCTGCGGCTCCAGGATGCTCAGGTCCGGCGGCTCGACATTCCGGCCACCCTTGGGCACCGGCTCCCGGTTCAGCACGTCCGGGGTCCGCCGCACGTGTTCCGCCTGATACGCCGACAGCATGGCCGCGAGGTTGAGCGGCTTCTCCGTCAGCGCCGCGCAACTCTTCAGCTTGCGCACGTAGGCCAGCAGCTTGTTGAAAAAGTCGATCGCGTGCTGCGTGGCCTCGCGCTTGAACGCCTGGCGCGTGTACGACAACTTCTCCTCGCTCCGGTCGCGGTGGCTCTCGGCCCAGTGGATCAGCTCTTCCTTCGTGTGTAGCTTCACCAGGTGAGGCTGACCCCGCAGGCCACCAACCATGTCCTCCCAGAACGCGATGAACGGCCGCTTGTCCTCGGCCTTCTCGTCAACCTGCTCTTGCACTTGCTTGTTCCGCACATCCGCCAGCGTCGTCATGTTTCTGCTCCGTGTCGTTAGAGTTTGGCTACGCCAGTCAGCGACACCACGGCGGTTCCGGCGCCTGCGCCGGCCATGGTGATGCGGACATAGGGCGCCTCGGCTGCGAGCTGCATGATCGCCTTGCGAACCGTCGTCGCGCTCGCGGCGACGGTCACGCTGGCGACCAGTGTGTCCTTGGAAGCGCCGGTGAGATCAACCACCGGCACGGTGAACCACGTATCGTTGTCCTCCGACACCTCGGCGGAGAAGACGACCGCGGCGTTGGCCTGGCCCACAATCTCAGCCAAGAGCGTGAACCGCTCATAGCCGACGATGTGGCCCAGGCCAACTACGGTACTGGCGCCGCCGACGGCGGCGACTGCTTGGTCAAGGGACTGTTGGATGTCGAATGGTTCCATGACTCAGGCCCCTTCTTAGGTGGCGATGTCCAGGATGCCACTCGGCGCCGTGTAGGCGTCGCCATCCACGGAGCCATCCAGCTGCACAGCCACGCCCTGCCCCGGGCTCTGGATCGTCGGCGCACCGTAGCGCGTCGCCGTGCCCCACCACTTGTACTGGCTGTTGGGGATCGGGACTTCCTGGGTGAAGAGCAGGTCAACGGTCTCGGGCAGGTTTTCCGGCTTCCAGACCATCGGCTTTTCCTCGCCCAGGGCCATGTAGAGCGCGTAGCCGATGGGCACCCAGTCGGTCAGCAGCGTCGGCACGCCGGACAGCGGCATCCCGGGCTGGAAGCCGTACTTGATGAGCGCCCCGATGAACGGCATGGTCTGGTAGTAGTTCGTGGCCGAGATGGTCCCGAACTCCTGCTCGAAGAGCGTGCCTGTCGCGCTGTTGACGAAGCACACCACGCTACCGCCGGCGTAGCCGTGGTGGGCGATATGCCACTTGGCGAAGGACGACACTTCGGGCGTCAGGTTGCCGCTGTTGGCGAACACCACGTAGTGATTGTGGGACGAGGTGAACGTGTTGGCGCCGACCGGCGGGGGCGTCAGGTCCTTGTCGTAGAAGCCGGCCGGCGTCAGGGCCGTGCCGATGATGAACTGCTCGCACCAGATCTGGTCCGCCACGAGCGGCGCCATGGTCTGCTGCTGCAGCTTCGCGGCACTCATCCCATGGTAGAAAGCGTCCTGCGTCACCGCAGTGCCAGCCTGGAACTTGCGCGGCGGGTTGATGTCCAGCATGTAGCGCGGCGTGTGCTGCGGGTTGGGCGCGGCCATGTCGCGGCCGACTTCCTGCATTCGCACGCCGGAGGTCGCTACCTCGATCTGCGAGTCGAACGTGATCTCACAGAACATCTGCAGAAACTGCCGCGTCCAGGCCTTCCGCAGTTCAATGGACTCCTTGAACTTGATGATCTGCGGGTAGTCTGGCACGTAGTCGGACGTGAACGCCCCGTAGTTCGGCGCGACGCCGTAACTCGTGACATCCATCGGGGGCACCACTGCATCGGGCATGATCTTCCTCCTTCAAAGGCTGCCGAGTTGACGGCTGCTACGAGTTGGTCACGTGGGCGTCAGCCACGCTGAGGTCCGGGTCGAAGTAGATCTCGTCGTCGGCCACGTAGGACCGGCCAACGAGCTGTTCTGTGTCGCCGGCGGTGTTGCCGAAGGCGCCGGGCGTGTTGCTCAGGTAGACCTTGCCTGGTGCCGTCAGCCCGGTCAGGCTGCGGATCGTCCCGCGGTTGACGAACGTGCCCATGTCGCCATTGGCAAGGCGGCGCGTTGCGACACCGACACAGGGCAACTGCTCACTGCCGCTGGCCGCGCAGGCCAGCACCATGTGGCCCGCCGTGTTGATGGCGATGGCCTGGCCCTTCTCGATGGCGAAGGCCTCGCCAGTGCCGCCCGCACCGTCGTCGGTCTGGTCGTCGGCCTCGCCCACTTCCGCCGAGAAGACATTGTTGTCATCCGTGTAAGCCATGTCTGCGAACTCCTCTCCGGGCCCGTGGCCCGCGGTCGTTGGGTTAGCCCGGCAGCCCGGCGGTGGCAAGCGCCAGCTTGCGCCGCGCAGCACTGAAGGTCAGGCCGGCTTGCATGTGCCCGAGAATGGCGGAGTGGTCTTCGGTGCCGGGAATGACTTCGCCGGCCGCCACGGCCGCCGCCAGCTTCTGCTCTTCGGTCATCCCGGCGATGTCGGCCGGCACGGAAGCCGCGACGTGCAGCGCCGGCTTGTCGGCGCCGGGGGCAGGCACGGTCGGCAAGCTGCCGTTGTTGGCCTGCACCAGCGTCCAGTAGGCGTTCGCGTTCTCCGCATTGGCGGGGTCCACCTTGAAGGCAGCCGCCACCTGGATTGCCTCGGGAGCGATGGCCCGCAGGTCCGTCTGAACTGTCCCGTCAGGCAGCTTCGTCCCTACTGGGATGCGCACGGACTCGAACTCGCGCATCGCCGCATCCAGCCGCGCCTGAGCCTTGGTCGCCTCAGACTCGGCCAGCAGCACCTCGACCTGCTTCTGCAACTTGTCGTAGTCGCCGGCCTTCTCGGTCAGCTCGGTGATCTGCGCCAGGAGACCAGCCTTCTCGGTCTCCGCGGCTGCCAACACCTCGGCCTGCTCCTGCTCCCAGGTGGCCTTAGCCGCCGCGATGGCTGCGTCAATCTGCGCCTGAATGTCTTCGGGCATGGTCGCCATCTCTCCTTCGTTCGGAGTATCGGTAGCGGCTGAAGCCGCCGTTGCTTCCTCGGGTTCGGCTTGCGCCACAGAGGGCGGCTGAGCCGACGCCAACACCATCTGCGGCTGCCCCGTGAACTGCGGGCTATCCGTCAGGGCCCCACTCAGCAGCGCGTTGCCCACGCCCCACACCGGGTCTACGCCCTCGCCCACAACGAACCGCGGGCTTACGAATGGCAACGCCTCCACGATCTCGGGCTTGAGGCCCAGCGGCGTCGGATGGTACATACCCCACAGGCCGTCCGCGTCCAGCTCAATGTCTCTGATCCAACCGAAGGCCCCCGCCTCGTTGCGCGTGTGATCGGCCAGTTCATTGACCGGCGCGCCCGTCTGGGGGTTGTTGGGATGCCCCTCCTGGAAGTGCCGCAGCATCTCCTCCAGATACTCGCGCTTGATGTCCACCGGCGCGACCTTGTACTGGCCGGGATGCTCGGGATCTGGGACTTGCAGGTAGAAAGTGCCGAGGGGCACGAGGGGGATGCGCGTGGGAGAACCGTCACGACTCAGACGAACCTGGCTGAAGGAGCCGATGATCTGGCCCTGTTCGTTGCGTCGAAGCCATGCCTGCGGGTAGGCCACCGGTCACTCCAAACGAAGAGGCGCAAGCACCTCGGGTGAGGCCCTTGCGCCATCAGGGCGACCAGCGCGTTGCTCGTGGCTTGCGCCTCGCTTGCTTGCTACCGCGGGAGGGGCCTGCTTTGAGCAGCACCCCTCCCGTTCCGCAAAGGAGGCGCATCAGGGCGAAGAAGCGGCGCTGTGAGCTTCATTGTGCGTGCCCCCCTCCGGCCAGAGAGTGAACACGCCTATCGCCTTGGCAGTTAGTCTAGGCACGACTGTACAAGTTTGTCAAGGCCCATGCCGAAATGTCGGGTAGATATTTACTGCTGCCGTGCCCCGCCGCCTGCTGCCCCGGGCGTCTCCGCCAGAGGCAGTTGCAGGTTCCCGCCTGCGTTCGCACCCTGCTCCGGCGTCGCCACAACAGGGGCCACCGAGGGCGGCGCTTCCGGCCCCACCGAGGCCCCCGGGCGCACCCCCATCGTCTCCTGCCACTCGGCCGCCAGGTCCGGGGGAACCCCGCCCGGCTGGTCCTTGTACCAGACCTTCAGCGCCCGCGTGTACCGCTCCAGATCCCGCACCGCCACCTTGCCGTGCTCCAGCGACGGCAGCCGCTTCGCCGTCGAGCCGTTCATGCGCGCGAAGTCCGGGATGGCCTCGGCATTGAACCGATGGCAGAGCCAGTCGGCGATGCCCTCCAGGATGCACTCCCCGAACCAGGCGCCACCCTCCCGGGAAAGCGCGTTGCTTCCCGATGAGCCGCCCTGCGAGAGCACCACGAAGCCCGTGCCGAACACATCGTGGATCGCCTCGGTCTGCCGCTGGATGTGACTCTCGAACGGCACGGAGGCGTCTCCCAAGTCGAAGGTCTTCAGTTCCCAGCCATACGGGATATACCCGCCGCTGTCCTGCGCTGTCGCGAGCCGCCGCATGAACGCCACCACGGCGTCGGCTTGGTCCTGGACGATTTCCTCGCCCTCCGGCGCCACGGCATAGGGCACGCCGCACGCCTGCCGCTTGATGCGCACGCCGGCGTACCGCTGGTAGTCGTCCTTCTGGCAGTACGCCCGGTAGGCCCTGCGCAGTCCGCCGAGGCCCTCGGGGTCCCCGCCGTCGTCACACCACGACCACAGCAGGATCTCGTCGCGAGCGTAGTAGACGTATCGGGGCTCCATGGTGCGCGGGTCCATGCCATAGGCCACGAGGCCAATCGCATGACCCTCGCTGTCGAAGTCCCACTGCCAGACCGTGCTCGGCAGACGCGGCGCCAGCTCATGCCAGCCCGTGAACGACTTGCCGCCGGTCTCCATGAGGCCGGTCTTCTGGTACTGCCAGGCGAAGCCCTCGAAGAACGCCAGCGAAGCCTCTCGGATCACAGAAGAGAAGGGCCGCGGCGGGATGTTGCTGCCGGTCTGGTACTGGCCGAGGCCGTCGTGGATGTTCCACTCCAGCAACTCGGCGAGTTCCTCGTCGTCCCCGGGGAGTACGTGGAAATCCGTCATCGAGAGCGGAAGGGTGATGAGCAACTCGGAAATGCCGACGGCCGGCTCACTGCGGCGCATCTCCTTGAACTTGGTCATCCGCGATTGGATGTCGGAGAGTTCGGAGTTGTATTCCTCGGTGACGCGGCCCACGCTGACGCCGAGGCCGGTGTTGCCGGCGGCGGAGGACTCGGCCGGGATGAGCATGGGGTTTGGGTTGGCGTTGCCGTTGTAGGCGTTGGCGAGGAGTTCGCGGCCAGCTTCTGTCTGCTGGAGGGCAGGGATGGTCTCGGGCATGACGACGTAGCGAGGTCCGGGGGCGGACTGGAACTGGCGGATGCCGAGGCCGCGCTTGATCTGCTGGAGGAAGGAGTCGGCCATGGTGGGTCGCCTCGCCGTCGGGTTAGTGACTTTGGCCGGGAATGGTATTCCGTGGTGGGAGGTTAGTCAAGCATCAAGGTCGGCAGGGGATCACGCTTCGGCTTCTCCTCGAACTCTAGGCGCGGCTGACTGGCGGCGGCTTCGACGCGGCGGCAAGCGATGTCGAAGTAAGCGGAGTTCTCTTCGATGCCTATGCCGCGTCGCCCGCACCTCTCCGCTACAGCCAGCGTCGTTCCCGACCCGAGGAACGGATCCAGTACGATCCCATCCGGCGGGCATGATGCAACGACTGGCCGAAGAGCTATTTCTTCAGGGAACGGACAGGGATGTTCCGCCCCTCGCTCTGCCGCAATTCTCCAGACGCTCAACAAGTCATCGTGGCGCGCATCCCAATACTGCGGTCGGCCAAAGGCGAACAGATATTCATTCGACGTGGCAAATCTGCGCTGATTGAATGTTGTAGCCCCTCCCTTGTCCCAAACTACTTCAGCCCACAGAGGGAACTCGCCGAGAATGTGGAGGGGATGGATGCCAACCCCTTCGCGGTATCGCGTCTTATGGTTCACCCACACCAATCCGCTACAAGTCCTAAGTAACTCCCGCACAATGCCCTGCAACCATGCCTGATATTCTTCCTCGGGCATTGTGTCTGCATACCCGCTGCGCGTCTTTGCCATCCACTTGTCACCTGGCCGATACGTGCGCGGTGCCTTGTCGTTCGTGAGTGTGTTATATGGCGGAGAAGTCATTGCACAGTCGCACATCCCCGAGTCCATCCCACGCAGTACATCTGCGCAGTCCCCGAGGATGAGCCGCTGTCCGCCGATGATCTCCTCGCGCATCAGTACACCTTCCGTTCCGGCTCCACCTTGCCCAGGCTCACCACGCCGCTCTTCACCGTCCCGTCGCCCTTGATCGCATGGCGCGGCATGACCGGAAGCAGACTCATCATCCCCGCGTCCAGCACGTCCGGGTACTTCCCCCGCCGCTTCGCCGCCTGCGGGCTCTCCATCGTCCGCGCCTTCGTCACCCTCGGGTGCGAAGCCGTCCGTAGCGCGTCCCACAACTTCGGCGTCTGCTCCCGCACAACAACAACACGCCCATTCTCCATGATGTGCTTCGCCCCGCTCACCAACCGCTTTCGTGGCACACACGTCCAGATCAACCCTGGCTCCGAAGCATCCTTGCGCTTGTTGTACTGATCGCCGCCCGTCATGTTGATGGGACGGATCGTTTTCTCAGGCAAGCCAACATCCATGAAGTGCTTCCGCAGGTAGACGACGAAGCTGGGATCGTAGGTCCCGTCAACATTCACGTTGCCGCCCCACTGCTCCCACAGCTCGGCGATGCGCACCTTCTTCTCCTGTGACCCTCGGGGCAGGATCTCCTCATACACCGGCTGCGCCGGCCGTGCCGTGATGTCGCTCGTCACCCACGTCGCTTCATCCTGACCAGGGCCGCTGTTGTCCACGGCGCTACTGTAGCGATGACCCGGCAATGGCTGAGTACCCAGCGGCACCGCCGCATCCGCGAACCGCTTCAGCGCGGTCATGTCGAAGACAGGGGAACCCTCGCCTGCAACCTTCAACCCCTGCTCGATCATGTAGTTGTCCTCGCCCATCCAGGCAATCTCGGCGTCGCGATCATGCCCCGGCACGAGGTCTTCAGAGCGGTAGGACAGATGGATCGCATTGCCCGGTGGGTTCTCACACATCTCGGTGAAAGGATGCGCTGCGTAGGTGGGCGTGGAGACAACCCAACCCGGCGGCTTCGGGATGCGGATGAGCATGGCATGGGCCGCCCGAAAGACCTCCTCCAAATTCCCGATTTCCCCTGCTTCTTCGATCAGGAATGAGTTGCCATCGTAGCCGCGCACAGCCCCGCCGGTCGTCGGGTGAGCGAGGGCGCTGTTGAATGCGATGATGTCCCCGCCACCACCAGTCCGCGGGTTGTACTTCACCTCGTCGTTGCCGGCCTCGGGATCATGGCCGCGCAACCAGCGGCGGGAGGCCGCACGCTTGCCATCCTCGCTCGTGGACAACGCAAGCTTCACCTTCCGCAGCAGGGCCTTCGACTTCTTCTCGCTGTCGGAGATCAGGTGGAAGTGCAGCGGATACCCCTTGCCCTCGATGTAGTAGAGCAGGGCGTGGGCAACCGCGAACAGGAGCGCCGTTGTGAAGCCCATCTGGCGCGACTTGTCGATGATGAAGGTGCCGCCTTCCCAGAAGTAGCGCATCACGTCTTCCTGGTAGAGCCACGGCTCGAAGACGGAGATTACGGCATCCTTGCGTTCGACCTTGGGCTTCATGTCGCGGACCCAGGCCACGGGGTCGGTCTTGTACGACG
Coding sequences within it:
- a CDS encoding phage protease, producing the protein MPLGTFYLQVPDPEHPGQYKVAPVDIKREYLEEMLRHFQEGHPNNPQTGAPVNELADHTRNEAGAFGWIRDIELDADGLWGMYHPTPLGLKPEIVEALPFVSPRFVVGEGVDPVWGVGNALLSGALTDSPQFTGQPQMVLASAQPPSVAQAEPEEATAASAATDTPNEGEMATMPEDIQAQIDAAIAAAKATWEQEQAEVLAAAETEKAGLLAQITELTEKAGDYDKLQKQVEVLLAESEATKAQARLDAAMREFESVRIPVGTKLPDGTVQTDLRAIAPEAIQVAAAFKVDPANAENANAYWTLVQANNGSLPTVPAPGADKPALHVAASVPADIAGMTEEQKLAAAVAAGEVIPGTEDHSAILGHMQAGLTFSAARRKLALATAGLPG
- a CDS encoding site-specific DNA-methyltransferase, whose translation is MREEIIGGQRLILGDCADVLRGMDSGMCDCAMTSPPYNTLTNDKAPRTYRPGDKWMAKTRSGYADTMPEEEYQAWLQGIVRELLRTCSGLVWVNHKTRYREGVGIHPLHILGEFPLWAEVVWDKGGATTFNQRRFATSNEYLFAFGRPQYWDARHDDLLSVWRIAAERGAEHPCPFPEEIALRPVVASCPPDGIVLDPFLGSGTTLAVAERCGRRGIGIEENSAYFDIACRRVEAAASQPRLEFEEKPKRDPLPTLMLD